The following proteins are co-located in the Myxococcus fulvus genome:
- a CDS encoding acyl-CoA dehydrogenase family protein — protein MTSLPTPPVHPLLATARELAPRLSERSAEIESTRRLPADLVSELNRAGVFRMMIPETYGGLELHPALSFQIIEALARADGATGWNAMIGAATALTAAWLPEAVGRAIFSRPEVITGGVAAPLGRAERVEGGHRVTGRWSWASGSQHCHWLIGGALVTEGGKPRMVREGVPETRLFFFPAEHVTLHDTWFAAGLCGTGSGDMEVKDLFVPDDHGFSFFAPPRVARPLYGFPFGLLGLGIPAVALGIARRAIDELTSLARQKTVVVERRLLASRPAVQEAVSEAEALVRSSRAFALETIHAVFDEASRGPVSVRSRAELRLAMTHATRGSARAVDLMYEAAGGPAVFHTSALQRCLRDVHTLTQHAMVARPTLELTGGILLGFDPPTPVL, from the coding sequence ATGACGAGTCTCCCCACGCCCCCCGTCCATCCCCTGCTCGCCACCGCCCGGGAGCTCGCGCCGCGCCTGTCCGAGCGCTCGGCCGAAATCGAGAGCACGCGCCGTCTGCCCGCGGACCTCGTCTCCGAGCTCAACCGGGCCGGTGTCTTCCGGATGATGATTCCCGAGACCTACGGTGGCCTGGAGCTGCACCCCGCGCTCTCGTTCCAGATCATCGAGGCGCTCGCGCGCGCGGACGGCGCCACGGGCTGGAACGCGATGATTGGCGCGGCCACCGCGCTGACGGCCGCGTGGCTCCCGGAGGCCGTGGGCCGCGCCATCTTCTCGCGACCGGAGGTCATCACCGGCGGCGTGGCCGCGCCCCTGGGCCGCGCCGAGCGCGTCGAGGGAGGCCACCGCGTCACCGGCCGCTGGAGCTGGGCGAGCGGCAGTCAGCACTGTCACTGGCTGATTGGCGGCGCGCTGGTGACGGAGGGCGGCAAGCCCCGCATGGTGCGCGAGGGCGTGCCGGAGACGCGCCTGTTCTTCTTCCCCGCCGAGCACGTCACGCTGCACGACACGTGGTTCGCCGCGGGCCTGTGTGGCACGGGCAGCGGCGACATGGAGGTGAAGGACCTCTTCGTCCCGGACGACCACGGCTTCTCGTTCTTCGCGCCCCCGCGTGTCGCCCGGCCGCTCTACGGGTTCCCCTTCGGCCTGCTCGGTCTGGGCATCCCCGCGGTGGCGCTCGGCATCGCCCGGCGCGCCATCGACGAGCTGACCTCGCTGGCCCGCCAGAAGACGGTGGTGGTGGAGCGCAGGCTGCTGGCCTCGCGCCCCGCGGTGCAGGAGGCCGTCTCCGAGGCCGAGGCCCTGGTGCGCTCCTCGCGCGCCTTCGCGCTGGAGACGATTCACGCCGTCTTCGACGAGGCCTCCCGCGGCCCTGTCTCCGTGCGCTCACGGGCCGAGCTGCGCCTGGCGATGACGCACGCCACGCGCGGCTCCGCGCGAGCCGTGGACCTCATGTACGAGGCCGCGGGCGGCCCGGCCGTCTTCCACACGAGCGCGCTCCAGCGCTGCCTGCGCGACGTGCACACCCTCACCCAGCACGCCATGGTGGCCCGGCCCACGCTGGAGCTCACCGGCGGAATCCTCCTGGGCTTCGACCCGCCGACGCCCGTGCTCTGA
- a CDS encoding NADP-dependent oxidoreductase produces the protein MSPLSSRHIVLARHIPGRPEPEHFRLEPVEVGEPGEGELRVRTLFASVDPGTLSRLGGVDSYAPAVKLGEVIGSAAVGEVLDSRDARYAVGDVVAGGWGWREHAVVSAKGLRKVERGAESLSAELGVLGIPGLTAYFGILELGRPKEGETVLVSSAAGAVGSVAGQIAKRQGARVVGIAGGAEKCRWVKDALGFDAVIDYRSETDLGAAIRRECPRGVDVYLDNVGGTMLDTTLACMALRGRVVVSGLVADYGVPPEQRAGLKNTPFLIIQRLRMEGFVVLDYFARFGEARVALRGWLQDGTLKHREHVAEGLESAPALFAGLFRGENFGRAVVRVG, from the coding sequence ATGAGCCCTCTGTCGAGTCGTCACATCGTCCTCGCGCGCCACATTCCCGGGCGTCCGGAGCCGGAGCACTTCCGGTTGGAGCCGGTGGAGGTGGGCGAGCCCGGGGAGGGGGAGCTGCGGGTGCGGACACTGTTCGCGTCGGTGGACCCGGGGACGCTGTCGCGGCTGGGCGGCGTGGATTCGTATGCGCCGGCCGTCAAACTGGGGGAGGTCATCGGGAGCGCGGCGGTGGGCGAGGTGCTGGACTCGCGCGACGCGCGTTACGCCGTGGGGGACGTGGTGGCGGGAGGCTGGGGCTGGCGCGAGCACGCGGTGGTGAGCGCGAAGGGACTGCGCAAGGTGGAGCGGGGCGCCGAGTCCCTGTCCGCGGAGCTGGGCGTGTTGGGAATCCCAGGGCTGACGGCGTACTTCGGCATCCTGGAGCTGGGGCGTCCGAAGGAGGGCGAGACGGTGCTGGTGTCCTCGGCGGCGGGCGCGGTGGGCTCGGTGGCCGGGCAGATTGCGAAGCGGCAGGGCGCGCGCGTGGTGGGCATCGCCGGTGGGGCGGAGAAGTGCCGCTGGGTGAAGGACGCGCTCGGCTTCGACGCGGTCATCGACTACCGCTCGGAGACGGATTTGGGCGCGGCGATTCGACGCGAGTGTCCGCGCGGCGTGGATGTGTATCTGGACAACGTGGGCGGGACGATGCTGGACACGACGCTCGCGTGCATGGCGCTCCGGGGACGCGTGGTGGTGTCGGGGCTGGTGGCGGACTACGGCGTGCCGCCCGAGCAGCGCGCGGGCTTGAAGAACACGCCGTTCCTCATCATCCAGCGACTGCGCATGGAGGGCTTCGTGGTGCTCGACTACTTCGCGCGCTTCGGCGAGGCGCGGGTGGCGCTGCGCGGGTGGCTTCAGGATGGGACGCTGAAGCACCGCGAGCACGTGGCGGAGGGCTTGGAGTCCGCGCCCGCGCTCTTCGCCGGGCTGTTTCGCGGCGAGAACTTCGGACGCGCGGTGGTGCGGGTGGGGTGA
- a CDS encoding sulfatase-like hydrolase/transferase: MSLKEYTPGSAFPGTIGRTWEQSSPAWPRPLRAKDGAPNVLFIVLDDTGFGHLGCYGSPIQTPNLDRLAKGGLLYNGMHTTALCSPTRSCILTGRNHHSNGMATITEVSLGYPGYNGTIPFENGFLSEMLQEQGYNTYALGKWHLTPAEQTSAAGPYNRWPLGRGFERFYGFLGGDTHQYFPDLVHDNHPVLPPKTPEEGYHLTEDLVDRAVDFIADSKQVAPDKPFFMYFCTGAMHAPHHVPREWADKYKGQFDDGWDAYRKKVYQRQLKLGVIPPGTKLSRHDPDVAEWETLSADERRLYARMMEVYAGFLEHTDHHIGRLLKFLEETGELDNTLIMVISDNGASAEGGPHGSVNELKFFNNTPESLEQNLEAIDELGGPKYFNHYSWGWAWAGDTPFRRWKREVYRGGTTDPFLVHWPKGIRARGEIRSQYCHAIDMVPTVLDCLGLTPPAALRGVTQSPVEGVSFRHTFDDARAESRHRTQYFEMFSNRAIYHDGWRAVCPFPGPSFTEAGEGFGESKLTEERLRQLDAEGWELYHVAEDCSETKNLASEERGKLIEMIALWYVEAGRYQVMPLASPDRGVFSEERPQITRDRKRYVYRPHTSPAPENVAVHVLNRPHSITARVDVEDDAEGVLLSHGGLTGGYTFFIQDRRLHYVYNFVGEREFHIESGVEIPVGPSELRFEFEPTGAPDLAGGKGAPGRGRLFIDGELVAQSDIAATMPLVISLGEGLTCGRDDNSAVSMMYRAPFAFRGGTLREVVVDVSGEHLHDEQAERKTVMARQ; the protein is encoded by the coding sequence ATGTCGCTCAAGGAATACACGCCGGGCAGTGCCTTTCCCGGCACCATCGGCCGCACGTGGGAGCAGTCTTCTCCGGCCTGGCCCCGGCCGCTGCGCGCGAAGGACGGCGCGCCGAATGTCCTCTTCATCGTCCTGGACGACACGGGCTTCGGGCACCTGGGCTGCTACGGCTCGCCCATCCAGACGCCGAACCTGGACCGGCTCGCGAAGGGCGGGCTGCTCTACAACGGCATGCACACCACCGCGCTGTGCTCGCCCACGCGCTCGTGCATCCTCACCGGCCGCAACCACCACTCCAACGGCATGGCCACCATCACCGAGGTCTCGCTCGGGTATCCCGGCTACAACGGCACCATCCCCTTCGAGAACGGGTTCCTCTCGGAGATGCTGCAAGAGCAGGGGTACAACACGTATGCCCTGGGCAAGTGGCACCTGACGCCCGCGGAGCAGACGAGCGCGGCGGGGCCCTACAACCGCTGGCCGCTGGGGCGCGGTTTCGAGCGCTTTTACGGCTTCCTCGGCGGCGACACGCACCAGTACTTCCCGGACCTGGTCCACGACAACCACCCGGTGCTCCCGCCGAAGACGCCCGAGGAGGGCTACCACCTCACCGAGGACCTGGTGGACCGCGCCGTGGACTTCATCGCGGACTCCAAGCAGGTGGCGCCGGACAAGCCCTTCTTCATGTACTTCTGCACGGGCGCGATGCACGCCCCGCATCACGTGCCCAGGGAGTGGGCGGACAAGTACAAGGGCCAGTTCGACGACGGCTGGGACGCGTACCGGAAGAAGGTCTACCAGCGCCAGCTGAAGCTGGGCGTGATTCCCCCGGGCACGAAGCTGTCCCGGCACGACCCGGACGTGGCGGAGTGGGAGACGCTGTCCGCCGACGAGCGGCGGCTCTACGCGCGGATGATGGAGGTGTACGCCGGCTTCCTGGAGCACACGGACCATCACATCGGTCGGCTGCTGAAGTTCCTGGAGGAGACCGGTGAGCTGGACAACACGCTCATCATGGTCATCTCCGACAACGGCGCGAGCGCGGAGGGCGGGCCGCACGGCTCCGTCAACGAGCTGAAGTTCTTCAACAACACGCCCGAGTCGCTGGAGCAGAACCTGGAGGCCATCGACGAGCTGGGCGGCCCGAAGTACTTCAATCACTACTCCTGGGGCTGGGCGTGGGCGGGGGATACGCCGTTCCGCCGGTGGAAGCGGGAGGTGTACCGCGGCGGCACCACGGACCCGTTCCTGGTCCACTGGCCCAAGGGCATCCGCGCGCGCGGCGAAATCCGCTCGCAGTACTGCCACGCCATCGACATGGTGCCCACGGTGCTCGACTGCCTGGGGCTGACGCCTCCGGCCGCGCTGCGCGGGGTCACCCAGTCCCCGGTCGAGGGCGTCAGCTTCCGACACACCTTCGACGACGCCCGGGCGGAGAGCCGGCACCGCACGCAGTACTTCGAGATGTTCAGCAACCGCGCCATCTACCACGACGGCTGGCGGGCGGTGTGTCCCTTCCCGGGGCCCTCCTTCACGGAGGCGGGCGAGGGCTTCGGCGAGTCGAAGCTCACCGAGGAGCGACTGCGGCAGCTCGACGCGGAGGGGTGGGAGCTGTACCACGTGGCCGAGGACTGCTCGGAGACGAAGAACCTGGCGTCCGAGGAGCGGGGCAAGCTCATCGAGATGATCGCCCTCTGGTACGTGGAGGCGGGGCGCTACCAGGTCATGCCGCTCGCGTCGCCGGACCGGGGCGTGTTCTCCGAGGAGCGGCCGCAAATCACCCGGGACCGCAAGCGCTACGTGTACCGCCCGCACACGTCGCCAGCGCCGGAGAACGTGGCCGTGCACGTGCTCAACCGGCCGCACTCCATCACCGCGCGGGTGGACGTGGAGGACGACGCGGAGGGCGTGCTGCTCAGCCACGGTGGGCTCACCGGCGGCTACACCTTCTTCATCCAGGACCGGCGGCTGCACTACGTCTACAACTTCGTGGGCGAGCGCGAGTTCCACATCGAGTCCGGCGTGGAGATACCCGTGGGGCCCTCGGAGTTGAGATTCGAGTTCGAGCCCACGGGCGCGCCGGACCTGGCGGGCGGCAAGGGCGCGCCGGGTCGCGGGCGGCTGTTCATCGACGGGGAGCTGGTGGCGCAGAGCGACATCGCCGCCACCATGCCGCTGGTCATCAGCCTGGGCGAGGGGCTGACGTGCGGACGGGACGACAACTCCGCGGTGAGCATGATGTACCGCGCGCCCTTCGCCTTCCGCGGAGGCACGCTGCGCGAGGTGGTGGTGGACGTCTCCGGTGAGCACCTCCACGACGAACAGGCCGAGCGCAAGACGGTGATGGCTCGGCAGTAG